In Candidatus Tanganyikabacteria bacterium, the sequence ATCATCGGCTCGCTCTACTCGCGGGCGTTGCCGCCCTTTTCATCGCCCTTGATCTGCTGCAGGAGGGCGGCGATCTTCGCGCCCCGCTCGATGGACTGGTCCTGCTTGAAGTGGATCTCGGGAGTGAAGCGCAGCCCGAGGGACTTGCCGATCTCCGACCGGACCAGGCCGGTCGCCGAGTGCAGTCCCTCCATGGTCTGCTTCTGGACCGCTTCGTCGCCGTACACCGACACGAAGACCTTGGCGTGCCGCAGGTCGCCCGACACTT encodes:
- the rbfA gene encoding 30S ribosome-binding factor RbfA produces the protein MSTQRADRIGEAIKRLVSELLQRRLKDARITGLVSVTDVEVSGDLRHAKVFVSVYGDEAVQKQTMEGLHSATGLVRSEIGKSLGLRFTPEIHFKQDQSIERGAKIAALLQQIKGDEKGGNARE